In Silene latifolia isolate original U9 population chromosome X, ASM4854445v1, whole genome shotgun sequence, the following proteins share a genomic window:
- the LOC141617401 gene encoding uncharacterized protein LOC141617401: MKGMEVLSKEAHDYLNDIPPQHWSRHAFDVSCKSNLLLNNVCEVFNAVLKEAKDKPILTHLEWMRRYVMQRICQKREGGRKVDERLMPYVTKYLEWAKDEARFATFMQSDDGEFEVELKGEQYVVNLNSRSCGCKYWDLTGLPCPHSMACMLEKRMDPKDYVDEVYSKERYMLTYAHSVSPMPGVKQWEPTGLLEPLPPPMRTMPGRPKSKKRRKSAGEKEDQQVKRLKRTNNCSHCGGLGHYKRTCKNPPAPPKPAAAPGGRPLGRSEYAKNERKKKLARAARKETWRTAHHTGNSPSTSTAANAPNQASPTSMAFTDLSSQASNNLL, encoded by the coding sequence ATGAAGGGCATGGAGGTCTTGTCAAAGGAGGCACATGACTACTTGAATGACATTCCCCCTCAACATTGGTCTAGGCATGCATTTGATGTAAGTTGCAAGTCAAACCTTCTCCTGAACAATGTGTGTGAAGTATTCAATGCAGTTCTGAAAGAAGCAAAAGATAAACCAATACTCACACATTTAGAATGGATGAGGAGGTATGTAATGCAAAGAATTTGTCAAAAAAGAGAGGGTGGAAGGAAAGTTGATGAGAGGTTGATGCCATATGTGACCAAGTACTTGGAATGGGCAAAGGATGAGGCCAGATTTGCTACTTTTATGCAATCTGATGATGGTGAGTTTGAGGTGGAACTGAAAGGAGAGCAATATGTTGTGAACTTAAACAGCAGGTCATGTGGGTGCAAGTATTGGGACTTAACTGGTCTGCCTTGTCCCCATTCAATGGCATGCATGCTTGAAAAGAGAATGGACCCCAAAGACTATGTTGATGAGGTATACTCAAAGGAGAGGTACATGCTCACCTATGCCCACTCTGTTTCTCCTATGCCTGGTGTCAAACAATGGGAACCAACAGGTTTACTAGAGCCACTACCACCACCAATGAGGACCATGCCAGGAAGACCAAAgtcaaagaagagaagaaagTCAGCCGGTGAAAAGGAAGACCAACAAGTGAAGAGGTTGAAGAGGACCAACAATTGTAGCCACTGTGGTGGCTTAGGCCATTACAAAAGAACATGCAAAAACCCCCCTGCACCTCCAAAGCCAGCTGCAGCTCCTGGTGGAAGGCCTCTTGGTAGAAGTGAGTATGCAAAGaatgaaaggaaaaaaaaactgGCAAGGGCTGCAAGAAAAGAGACGTGGAGAACAGCACACCACACTGGCAACTCCCCAAGTACCTCCACTGCTGCAAATGCACCCAACCAAGCATCACCCACTTCTATGGCATTCACTGATCTATCGTCCCAAGCTTCAAACAATCTGCTCTGA
- the LOC141617402 gene encoding uncharacterized protein At1g43920, Chloroplastic-like has translation MSMESSYESSHHSVVDEQPKKCLCGVPVAILTSSTHDNPGRRFERCKFSNPSAGMGGCRWFRWHDRVQTEWQKDIINKMKMEKRVNEYEVGCLSREIQWLKDDRKKLQFEIENLKNKAFMSKCERVSYCKGFPLTFVFAIFIVLIIVCTK, from the coding sequence ATGTCAATGGAAAGCAGCTATGAAAGTAGTCATCATAGTGTTGTTGATGAGCAACCCAAAAAGTGTCTGTGCGGTGTCCCGGTTGCTATTTTGACGTCTTCCACACATGACAATCCAGGGAGAAGGTTTGAAAGGTGCAAGTTTTCTAACCCATCAGCTGGTATGGGGGGATGTCGTTGGTTTCGTTGGCACGATCGTGTTCAAACAGAGTGGCAGAAAGACATAATCAACAAGATGAAGATGGAGAAAAGAGTGAATGAGTATGAAGTTGGTTGTTTGTCTCGTGAAATTCAATGGttgaaggatgataggaagaagctTCAGTTTGAGATTGaaaacttgaagaacaaagcattcATGTCTAAGTGTGAAAGGGTTAGTTATTGCAAAGGGTTTCCATTGACATTTGTATTTGCCATTTTCATTGTTTTGATCATAGTATGTACTAAGTAG